GCCGGCGTCGACAAGTTCGCCGCCGACATGGGCGTCGACCTGAAGGAAGCGGACGTGGCGGCGGTCTCGATCTGGATGGGGCCGCTCAAGACCGAGCGGACCGACAAGGCGATCGCCGAGCGCCCCGATCAATATGAGGCGATCATGGCCAATGCCGAGACGCCGGAATTCACCGGCCGGGTCATCGCCGCGATCCATGCCGATCCCGATCGCATGGCACTGACCGGGCAGACCTTGATCGGTGCCGAGATGGGCGAGCGTTACGGCATCGTCGATGCCGGCGACAAGCAGCCCCCCTCGTTCCGCGCGATGCTGGGCGAGCCCCGCATTCCCCACCCCGCGATTGTTCGCTAAGGAGATCGGCCGCGATCAGGCGGGGCTGTGGGGAAGCACAGAGACAGGAACGGAAAAAGACGTGGCGATACGACGGACAAAGAAGACAGTGGAACCGGCGGCCACCCCGCAGCGCGTCTCCGCACCGCCCGCCGATCTCGAACCGATCGACGAAAAGATCATCGCCGCGCTGCGCCAGTCCGGCCGCATCGCCAACCGCGACTTGGCGCGGCTGATCGATGTCAATGAAGCGACGGTGCGCACCCGGCTGCGCAAGCTGGAAGCCAATAATACCGTGCGCGTTGTGGCGATGCGCGACCTCACCGCGATGGGCTTCAACGCCATCGCCGCGGTGGGCGTGCAGGTGAAGGGCCGCTCCGCCGCGCAGGTCGGCGCCGAGCTCGCCCGGCTCGAAAATGTCATCACCGTCAACGTGACGATCGGCATGTATGACCTGGAGGTCCAGGTCGTCGCCGCCGACATCGAGGAACTCGACCGGCTGCTCACCGACTCGATCGCGAACGTCGAGGGCGTAGAGCGGCTGTTCCCCGGCCTTTCGATGAAGATCCTCAAATACAATCCCGAATGGGCGCCGCTATGACCCGCATCCCGCTCGACGAGCTCGACCACAAGATCATCGACCGGCTGAGCCATGACGCCCGCGTCAGCAACCGCGAGATCGGCCGCGAATTCGGCCTGACCGAAGGCACGATCCGATCGCGCCTGAAGCGCCTGCTCGACAACAAGGTGATCCGCGTCGCGGCGGTGACCAACGCCAACCGCCTGAAGAACCCGTTCCTCGCCTATCTGTGGATCGAGGCGAACACCGCGGGCGACATCCACGCGCTGGCGGAACATCTCGCATCGCTGCCCGAGATCGGCTTCGTCTCCACCATGCTCGGCCGTGCCGACGTGCTGGCGATGACGCTGGTGGAGGACGGCAACCAGCTCACCGAATTCCTCCACCAGACGATCGACAAGATCCCCGGCGTGCGGCGCGTGCGCTACAGCCTGGGGCAGAACTTCATCAAGCACGACTTCCGCTACTGCGTATTGGTGGATTGAGGGGCCGATCCCCTTGACCTGAATGTCCTCCGTTCGCCCCCCGGGGCGAACGGAGGGGCGTCAAATCCCGCCGCGCACCAGGCTGACGATGAAGAAACCCACCGCGAAGATCGCGACCCATGCGATCACCATCTTCAGCGTCTGCCCCATGGGCAGGCGTCGCGCGATCAGGCTGCTGCCGACGAGCACCAGCAACAGCAGCATATAGAGAAAATTGGCGGTCTGACCTTCGCTCATCGGACCTTGACAACCATCCCGTCATAACCCGGTTCCACGCCCGGCGGGAGCGTGGCGCACAATGTGCGATAATCCATCGACCAGTCCATATGCGTCAACACCGCGCGGCGCGGACCGGCCGCGGCGATGGCATCGAGCGTCAGTCCGAGGTGCGGATGCGTCGGATGCGGGCGGTGGCGCAGCGCATCGACGATCCAGATATCGACGTCTTGGAAGAGCCTGTTCATGGCCGGCGTGACGATGTGGAAGTCGGTGGAATAGCCGATCGCCACGCCGCCCGCCTCGAACCGGAACCCAGCCGAGGTGATCGAGCCGTGCGGCTGATCGACCACCTTGATGTCGATGTCGCCGATCCGCAGCGCGTCGGGCAGATCATGGCCTTGGACCGTTGGTGGATAGCCTTCCTTGCCGTCGAACGCATAGCCGAAGCGCTGGCGCAGCGTTTCGAGCGTCGCGGCGCGGGCATAGGCCGTCACCGGCGCACCGCGGGCGTGGAAGAGCTGCCGCAGGTCGTCGATGCCATGGCAATGATCGGCATGGTCATGCGTCCACAGCACCGCATCGACATCGGCGACATCGGCCGAGAGCAACTGCTCGCGCATGTCGGGCGAGGTGTCGACGAGGATCCGGGTGGTCGCGCTCTCGACCAGGATCGAAGCACGGCGGCGGCGGTTGCGCGGTTCAGTGGGGTCGCAATCGCCCCAGTCATTGCCGATGCGCGGCACGCCCGAGGAGGTGCCGCTGCCGAGGATCACCGCCCGCAGGCTCAAGCGCGCGCCTTCGTGAACAGCCGGTAGAAATTGGCGGTGGTCGTTGCCGCCAGATCCTCGATGCGCTCGCCGCGCAGATTGGCGAGGAAGCGCGCGGTGTCCGCTACGAAGGCGGGCTCGCCGGGCTTGCCGCGATGCGGCACCGGCGAAAGGAAAGGCGCGTCGGTCTCGACGAGCAGCCGGTCGGCGGGCAGCCGTGCTGCGGTTTCCTGCAGCGCGGCGGCGTTCTTGAAGGTCACGATCCCCGAGATCGAGATGAACAGGCCGAGGTCGAGCATCCTGTCCGCGAAACCACCGCTCGCGGTGAAGCAGTGGATCAGCGCCGGGAAGGCGCCCTTCCCCATCTCCTCGGCCAGGATCGCGGCAGTATCGTCCTCGGCGTCGCGGGTGTGGACGATCAGCGGCAGTCCGGTCTCGCGCGCGGCGGCGATGTGCGAGCGGAAGCTCGTCTTCTGCCGGTCGCGGTCGCTATGGTCGTAATAATAATCGAGCCCGGTCTCGCCGATGCCGATGACGCGCGGGTGCGCTGCGCGCGCGACCAGCTTGGCGGCGTCGATATCGGGATGCGCATCCGCCTCATGCGGGTGGATGCCGACCGACGCCCACACATCCGCCTCGCGCTCGGCGACCGCCAGCACATCGTCCCATTCGCGTTCGCGCGTCGAGATGTTGAGCATCGCCGAGACGCCCGCGCCGCGTGCGCGGTCGAGCGCCTCCTGCTGGTGCTCGGCGAGCCCCTTGTAGTTGAGGTGGCAGTGCGAATCGACGAGCATCAGGCGGCGTCCGCGGCAGGCATTTCCAGTTGCGGAAAGATAGGTGTCGGCGGCGCCAGCTTGAAGCCCGACGCCTGCAGCGCCTGATACCAGCCCGCTTCGGCGATGCCCGCGATCGTCCGGTCCGCGGCGGGAATACCGAGCTGGTCGAGCAGCTTCGCCGCCGACGCCGGGATCACCGGCTGGATCGCGATGGCGAGGTTGCGGATCGCCATCACCAAGGTCGCCAGCACGGTTTCCATCCGGGCGGGGTCGGTCTTGCGCAGCGCCCACGGCGCCTGCGCATCGACATATTGGTTGCCGGCCCACACCGCGCGCATCCACGCCTCGATCGCCTGCGAGATCGCCAGGTCCTCCCAGTGGCGCGGCATCTCGTCGAGCGTCGCCTGCGCCACCAGCATCGAGAATTCGGTGTCGGCGGGCTGCGGATCGTTGAGATCGGGCAGCCGGCCGTCGAGATTCTTGGCGATGAAGGAGAGCACACGCTGCGCGAGATTGCCGAAGCTCTTGGCGAGATCGGCATTGACGCGGGTGACGATCGCCTCGGGGCTGTAGCTGCCGTCGCTGCCGAAGGTCACCTCACGCAGCAGGAAATAGCGCAGGCCATCGACGCCGAAGCGCTGCGCGAGATCGAGCGGATCGGTGACGTTGCCGACCGACTTGGATTCCTTCTGCCCGCGATTGAGCAGGAAGCCGTGGCCGAACACCTGCCGCGGCAGCGGCAGGTTTGCCGACATCAGGAAGGCCGGCCAGTAGACGGTGTGGAAGCGGACGATATCCTTGCCGATGATGTGGACGTCGGCCGGCCAGAACCGCGCCATCCGTTCCGTGTCGTCGGGATAGCCGGCGCCGGTCAGATAGTTGGTCAGCGCATCGACCCAAACATACATCACATGGCCGTCCGCCCCCGGCACCTTCACGCCCCAGTCGAAGCTGGTGCGCGAGACCGACAGGTCCGAAAGCCCGCCCGAGACGAAGGCGATCATCTCGTTGCGGCGGCTCTCCGGCCGGATGAAATCGGGCTGGTCGTTGAACAGCGCCAGCAACTTGTCCTGATAGCGCGAAAGGCGGAAGAACCAGCTTTCCTCGACCGTCCACTCGACGGGGGTGCCCTGCGGGCTCAGGCGGACGCCGCCCTCGCCCCCGACCAGTTCCTTCTCGTCGTAGAACGCCTCGTCGCGCACCGAGTACCAGCCCTCGTAGCGCCCGAGATAGAGATCGCCATTGGCTTCCATCGCGCGCCAGATCGCCTGGCTAGCGGCGTGGTGCGCGGGCTCGGTGGTGCGGATGAAACGATCATAGGAAATGTTGAGAGCGTCATCCATCTCACGGAAATAGCCGGACATTTCCGTCGCGAGATCGGCCACCTCCATGCCCTTGTCGCGCGCCGTCTGCGCCATCTTCAGGCCGTGCTCGTCGGTGCCGGTCATGAAGAACACGTCGCGCCCGGCGATGCGGCGCGAACGCGCGATCGCGTCGGTGGCGATCGCCTCATAGGCGTGGCCGATATGGGGGCGACCATTGGGATAGCTGATCGCGGTGGTGATATAGAATGGGTCGGACATGCCCCGCGCCTTATCGCCTCGCCGCGTCGCGGGGAAGGCTTGGCCTGCTCAAGATATCGGCGGATCCCAATAAGGCGGATTGCCGAAGCGGGCGCGGAGATGCTCGACGATCGCGCGCAGCTTGGCCGAGGGGTTCCGCCCGGCCGGATGCGCCATGTAGATGAACTCGGCCGCGGGCTGGACGCCGATGTCGATCGCGACGAGGCTGCCCGCGCGCATGGCCTCGCCAACGATGAACCCCGGCAGCAGCGCGATGCCGAGCCCGGCGATCGCCGCGTCGCGCAGCATGTCGCCGTTGTTGGAGCGCAGTGCCACCTGCGCGCGGACGGAGACGCCGCCTTCCGGCGTCTCGAACAGCCAGTCGGCGATGCCGCGATAAGCGTAGGACATGCTGCGATGCGCTTCGAGATCCTCGAGCGTCTTCGGCACGCCATGGCGATCGAGATAGTCGGGCGCGGCGACGAGGTAGCGCCGGCTGGGCGCGAGCGTCCACACGACGAGGCGCGAATCGCTGATCGGGCCGTGGCGGATGATCGCATCATAGCCGCCCGAGGTCGCATCGACGCGGCGATCGTCGAGGTCGAGCGTCAGTTCGATCGCCGGGTGCTCCGCGAGGAAGGGATAGAGCGCCGGCCCGAGATGCATGCGCCCGAAGGTCACCGGTGCCGCGATGCGCAACGCGCCAGACAGGGTGCCGCGACGCTCGGCCATGTCCGCCGCAGCCTCGGTCACTTCGTGGAGGATGTGGCGGGCGCGGTCGAGGAAGGCGCCGCCATCCTCGGTCAGGGTCAGCCGCCGCGTCGAGCGATGGACGAGCGCGCCGCCGAGGCTGCGTTCGAGATCGGCGAGCCTTTCGCTGACCACCGACTTGGAGAGGCGCAGCCGCCGCGCCGCCTCGCTGATCGATCCGCCCTCCGCCACCGCGACGAACGCGGCCAATCCCTCGATCCTCAACATCGTTCGGATTTCCGAAAACCAGTTCCCGAACTAGGTCACTACTCCGAACGACGTGCGTACGCCATCTTCGCAATCATCGACGGAACGGCAAAGGGCCGCCCCGCCGTTCAGGAGACATCCCATGGATCGGTTGAACAACAAGGTGGCGATCATCACCGGCGCAAGCTCGGGCATCGGTCGCGAAACGGCGCGTCTGTTCGCGTCCGAAGGCGCGAAGGTGGTGGTCGCGGCGCGGCGCGGTGCCGAACTCGACACGCTCGTCGCCGAGATCGAGGCGGCGGGTGGCGCGGCGATCGCGGTCGCCGGCGACGTGCGCTCGGAGGCGTTCCACGAAACGCTGGTGCGCACCGCGGTCGAGCAGTTCAGCCGCCTCGACATCGCCTTCAACAATGCCGGCACGCTCGGCGAGGGCGGCCCCTCGACTACCGTCAGCGAGGCGGGCTTCGCCGACACGGTGGCGATCAACCTCACCGCCGCCTTCCTCGCCGCCAAGCATCAGATCGCGCATATGGCGGCGCATGGCGGCGGATCGGTGATCTTCACCTCCACCTTCGTCGGCCACACCTTCGCCTTTCCGGGCGCCGCCGCCTATGCCGCGAGCAAATCCGGCCTGATCGGCCTCACCCAGGCGCTGGCCGCCGAGTTCGGCCCGCAGCAGGTGCGCGTCAACGCGATCCTGCCGGGCGCGGTCGACACAGATATGTATCGCGACATGAACGATACCGAGGAAAAGCGCGCCGCGCTGACCGCGATGCACGCGCTGAAGCGGGTCGGCACGCCCGAACAGATCGCCCGCTCGGTGCTGTATCTGGCGTCGGATGACGCGGCGTTCGTGACCGGCACGGCATCTCTGGTCGATGGCGGGATCTCGATCACGCGGAGTTGAATGGCGCCGTTCTGCGATTATCGATTTTTCCTCCCTGTGCTTTCCTCGGGGAGGAAAATTCAGTTCAGGGCAGCGGCTCGATCCCCTCGGCCCGCACCACCCAGCCCTGCTTCGGAACCCCCGGAGCGGCGCCTTCGGCGCCTTCCCACCCCGCCGCCATCATCCCGACGGCGAGCAGTAGCGAGCCGTTGGACGGGAAATAGGTATCCGCCATCCGCTTGTAGCCATCGCCATCGGGGCCGCCCCGCTCTTCCGGCGCCAGTTCCACGCGCGGCGTCATGCCCGTCGCGCCCCAGCGATTGTTGGCGGCATCTTCGAACAACCAACGCACCGCCGCCTCGCGCTCACCCAGCCGCGCGGCGGTCATCGCGATCATGGGGAAGTCCCAGCCCCAGGTCTGGCGGATGTCCCAATGCTTGCGCACCGCGGCCAACGTATCGCGCATTACCGGCGGTGAAACGCGGGTGCCGCCGATCAGCCCATAGGCCATCAGGAAGGAGGGATGGTCGCGGTTGAGGCAAGGCGGCTTCACCGCATTGCCGCTGCACGCCGCCGACATCGTATCCGTCCAGAAACCGGGCGAAGTCTCGACCGGGAGGTAGAGACCGTCGCGCACCGCAGGCGCGGGCAGCCCGGCGATCACCCGGTCCCAAGCCGGCTTGCGCGGCAGCCCGCGCCGTTCGCGCCACGCCTGCGCGGTCGCCAGCCCCCAGCGGAAATATTCGAGCTCGAACGCCGGATTGGTCGTGGTGAGCGGCGGATGATTCTCCTGCACAGGTACGATCGGCGGGCCGAGTTGCAGCCTGCCCTTTTCGCTCAGCGGCCAGGACGCGAGCAGTTCCGCCGTGGCCTCGACCAGCGCGCCATAGCGATCGAGCGCGGCCCGGCCGCCCTCCGCGCGGTAAAGCATCTCGGCCAGATAGATCGGGTGCGGCTGCTGCCACATGATGAAGGGGTTGATCGGGCTCGGGCTCTCCTCCCCCGCCGGCCCGGCCATCTTGGGCCACCACGCGCCCTCGACGCCATGGCGCTTCGCCCTGTCCCGCGCCTGATCCAGATGCGCGACATACCAGCCCATCGAGCGCTCGAGCAGCCCGGCACGGCCCCATTGCGCGAAATGCGCGGCGTGCCAGCCATGCATTTCGAGGTGGAACTTGCCGTTCCAGCTGTTGGAGAACAGCCCCTCTTCCTGCGGCAGCACGTCGCCCGCCTCGTTGATCGCGGCGAGATATTGCGACAGCACGACGCGGCGTTCGAGTTCGGCGGCGCGCGGATCGGTGCTGCCGCTGAAATCGATCGCCCCTCCCTTCGACCAATAGTCGCGCCACGCCGCAGCAACGCGCGCTGCCGCGGCGTCGTTGTCAGGCGCCGGCAGGGCCGCGGCCGCGCGCTCGAAGCCGGCGACGACATCCAGCCGGTCCTTGCCCGGCGCCGAGGCGCGGAAGCGGTGCGGCGCCACTGCCGTCACCCGCCCGCCCGGCGCCTGGATGCTCGCGCGATAGCGCGTGTCGTCGATCCGCCGGTCGATCTGCACCGCATCGCGCTGCTGCGCAACGACGGTGCTGATATGCCCGGCGCCCGCCGACCAGTCCGACGGATCGGGGTTGAGCTGGCGCGACACCCCCGGATAGCGCACGTCGATCGCCACCCGCCCCGCCGCGACCAGCGGCGAGATCACGCGCACGCGGACCAGATCGCGATCGGCGTCGACGCGCGTCTCCACCGTCACCGCTTGCCCGTCGAAACGGAAGCGGCTGGTGAGCGTGCCGGTCCACAGGTCGAGCTTCTGCTCGGTGCCGCTGAGCGCCTCGATCCGTGCGGGCTGCCCCTTGGCATCGGTCAGCACCAGCGCGACCCGGCCCAGCGAGAAGCGATGCGGGTTCTCGCGCAGCCAGGCGAGCGCCGGCCGCTGCTCGATCTCGGCGAAATCGCGGATGTAGGAATAGGGCTGCTTGCCGCGCCCGGGCACGTCGACCAGTTCCTCGCCGTCGCGGGCGGTATAGTCGCTGGGGTTGGCGAAGCTGTGCCACGCCCACTGCGCCATCGTCAGCAGCGGGGATTGCCTGGCATAGGCCTCGGGAAAGGTCTGCAGCCCGGTGATGTCGGCGGTGAAGCCGAGCGATCCGTTGCCGAGCATCACCGGCGCATGCGGATCGACCCTGGTCTGGATTACATCGTGGCGTGAAACGAGCGCGTGGCGATCGATCGGCGCGCCGGCGCCGCCCAGCAGGAACAGCGCTGCGGCAGCAAAGCAGGTTCCGGCGAGCGATCGAATGATAACGCTATCTTGGCTCCGCCCGGTTGCGCCGCCGCTGTTGCTCAATCCGATCATCCTTCTCCCCATCTTCGCGCCCGGCCGATTCTTGATTTGACGTCAACTGTCTCATCTAATAGCATATTATCCCACAAGTTGAGAAGATAAACCGACCCGGTTCGTGGGCACAACGCAAGAGGGGATTTTCGAGCGATGCGCACCATCTTGTTCGCCACCGCACTGGCCGTGATCGCTACCATGGCACCCGCCGAGCCGCCCGCCGCCGCTGGCGCGCGCTACGCCAACCCGATCCTGTTCGCCGACTATTCGGATCCGGACGTGATCCGCGTCGGCGCGGATTATTATCTCGTCTCGTCGAGCTTCCACCTCTCGCCGGGCATCCCCGTGCTGCATTCGCGTGACCTCGTGCACTGGCGGATCATCGGCCATGTGCTGCCGCGCCTGCCCTTCGGCCCGCTCTACGACATGCCGGGGCCACACACCCTCGACGACAGCATCTCCAAGCCGATCGGCGGCACCAAATATGCCAGCGGCGTATGGGCGCCCTCGATCCGCCACCATGACGGCCGCTTCTACGTCTATTGGGCGACGCCGGACGAGGGCGTGTTCATGGCGAGCGCAACCGACCCCGCCGGCCCGTGGACCGCGCCGGTGCAGGTGATCGCAGCGGCCGGGCTCGAAGACCCCTGCCCCTTCTGGGATGAGGACGGCACCGCATGGCTGGTCCATTCACGCGTCGGCGCGGGGCCGCTCATCCTCCACAGGATGAGCCCGGACGGCAAGACCGTGCTCGATGCCGGCATGACCATCGTCGAGGACAAGGCCGCGCTGCCGGTGCTCGAAGGCCCCAAGGTCTACAAGCGCGACGGCTGGTATTATATCTGGGCGCCGATCGGCGGCGTCTCGACCGGGCCGCAGGCGGTGATGCGCGCGCGGTCGATCCAGGGGCCCTACGAGCATCGCGTCGTGCTCAAGCCCGGCGGCCCGCTGAACCTCGCCGGGCCGCATCAGGGCGGCTGGGTGGAGACACCGGACGGCCAGGGCTGGTTCGTCCATTTCAACTCGACGGGCGCCTTCGGCCGCATCGTGCATCTGCAACCGGTGCGCTGGAGCGCGGACGGCTGGCCGATCGTCGGCGAAGCGGCGGCGGGCGAAACCGCGGGCGTGCCGGTCGCCTCTGGGCCGATGCCGGCGACCGCCGACCCCGTTCGCATCCAGGATGGCGACGAATTCGCCGACCGCACGCTCGGGCTGCAATGGGCGTGGAACCACAATCCCGACAACGCCGCGTGGAGCCTTGCCGAACGGCCGGGCTATCTGCGGCTGAAGGCCGGCCATGCCGAACATCTCGTCACCACGCGCAACACGCTCACGCAGATGCTGCAGGGGCCGAACATGCGTGTCACGGCGCGGATCGACGTGTCGGCGATGCGTGACGGCCAGCGCGGCGGGCTCGCGCTGTTCGGGGTGAAGCCGAGCTGGATCGGCGTGGTGCAGGCCGGCGGCAAGCGGCGCGTGACCCTGGCGTCGGAAGGTATCGAGACCCCCGCCGTGGCGCTGCCGGGCAAGACGATCGAATTGCGTGCCGAAGTCGGCACCGGGCAGCAGGTGCGCTACAGCTACAGCCTCGATGGCGGCCGCCGCTTCGTGCCGCTCGGCGATCCGATCCCGCTGGCCAAATTCTCCTGGTGGAAGGGATCGCGCCCGGCGCTGTTCAGCTTTACCCATGCGAAGGCGGGCAAGCGCGGCTGGATCGATGCCGACTGGTTCCGCGTCGAGGTGACGGAGGCGCGGCCATGATCCGGATCCGCCGCCGCGAGGCGATGTTGGGCGCCGGCGCGGTGCTCGCCGCCGGCGCCCTGCCCGCCTTCGCGCAGGACGAGGCCGCGGTCGCGCCGACGCCGGGGCTGCCGCTGGACGCGCTCGCGGTCGCCGCCGGCATGCGCTTCGGCTCGGCGATGGGCATCGGCAGCAGGAACGCGCCGCGCGGTTTCGGCGATGCGCGCTATCGTGCGGTGATGGCCGCCGAATGCGGCATCCTGACGCCCGAGAATGAGATGAAATGGTCGGTGATCCGCCGCAACGGGCCCGACGCCTGGGATTTTTCCGGCGCCGACCAGCTGATCGCCTTCGCCGAGCGCAACGGCATGGCATTCCGCGGCCACACCTTGCTGTGGAACCACCCGGACTATGCGCCGAAATGGTGGGACGCGCATGATTATGGCCAGCGTCCCGCCAGCGAGGCGGAACGGCTGATGGTCGAGCATGTCGATCGCGTCTGCACCCGCTATGGCCAGCGGATCGCCAGCTATGACGTCGTCAACGAGGCGATCGACCATAAGACCGGGCTGCTGCGCGAGACCGCGCTGTCGCGGCCGGTCGGCGCGCAGCAACTGATGGACATCGCCTTCCACGCCGCGCGCCGCGCGGCGCCGCATGCCGAGCTGGTCTACAACGACTATATGCTGTGGGAGCCGGGCGGCGAACTGCACCGCGCCAAGGTGCTCGACCTGCTGGAGGGGTTCCGCAAGCGCAACGTGCCGGTCGATGCGCTGGGCATCCAGGCGCATATCGGCGACCATGACCCGGACAAGGGCAGCGCCTTCGGCCTGCATGACGAGCACGCCTGGCGCGACTTCCTCGATCGCGTGACGGCGATGGGCTATAATCTGCTGATCACCGAGCTGGACGTCAGCGACAAGCGCCTGCCCGCCGACATCGAAACCCGCGACCGCGAAACGGCGCGCTACATGCGCGCCTTCCTCGACGCGTGCTTCGCCTATCCCCAGCTCAAGGATGTCATCGTCTGGGGGATGGCCGACGCCTATAGCTGGCATCAGGGCCTCACCCCGCGCGCCGACGGGCTGCGCAAGCGGCCCGGCCTCTATGACGAGGACTTCCGCCCGAAGCCGATGCGCGCCGCCCTGGCGGACGCGTTCAAGGCGCGCGCAACGCTGTAGCACCGCCCACGAGATTTCGTTGCGACCACGAAGCATTTCGTGCGTTGTCGGCGGCATGAACCAACCCAGCCCGGTGCCCAAGCGCGCGATCCTTGTCGTCAACGCCAAGTCGCGCAAGGGCCGCGAGATGTTCCGCCACGCCGTCGTGCGGCTCCGCGAGTCCGGGATCGAGGTGATCAAGGCCTATCCCGTCCGCAAACCGTCGAAGCTGCAGCCGACGATCGAAGAAGCGGTAAATTCGGGTGCGCCGATGGTGATCGTGGGGGGTGGAGACGGGTCGCTTTCCAGCTCGGTGGACTATTTCGTCGGCAAGGATTGCGTGTTCGCGTTGCTGCCGCTGGGCACGGCCAACAGCTTCGCGCGCGGGCTCGGCATCCCGCTCGACGTCGACAGCGCGATCGATGTGATCGCCAACGGCCGCCGCCGCCGCATCGATCTCGGCATGATCGACGATGACTATTACGCCAATTGCGCCGCGATCGGCGTGTCGCCGCTGATCGCCGAGACGGTGCCGCACAAGCTGAAGCGCGCGCTCGGCCGCGTCGGCTATCTGATGTGGGCAACCTATCAGATGACGCGCTTCCGCCCCTTCAAGTTGACGGTCGGCGACGGCCCGGATGCCGAGACGATCGACGCGTTGGAAGTCCGCATCGCCAACGGCCGCTACCATGGCGGCACCGAACTGGTGGAGGATGCCGAACTCGACAGCGGCGAGATCATCGTGCAGGCGGTGGTCGGCACCAAGAGCAGCACCCTGGCGTGGAGCTGGTTCACCAGCGTGGTGAAGATGCGCGCCCGCAAGAAAACCTATCGCGAATTCCGCGGCACCGCGATGCGCATCACGACCGACCCGCCGTTGCCGATCTCGATCGACGGCGAGGTGCTGGCGCATACGCCGGTAATGGCGAAGGTGGCCAAGGGCGTGATCGAGGTGGTGGCGCCGGCGGACGCCTGACTTGCGGGGAGCCTAACCGACCGGCGCGATCTTGCCCGCCGGTTCGGAGCAGGCCATCGCCTCCTCCTCCACTTCGATACGGCTCGGGGGCGGCAGCATCCGCGTCTCGCGCCAGCCGCCCCAGCGATAATAG
The window above is part of the Sphingomonas sanxanigenens DSM 19645 = NX02 genome. Proteins encoded here:
- a CDS encoding Lrp/AsnC family transcriptional regulator, whose amino-acid sequence is MAIRRTKKTVEPAATPQRVSAPPADLEPIDEKIIAALRQSGRIANRDLARLIDVNEATVRTRLRKLEANNTVRVVAMRDLTAMGFNAIAAVGVQVKGRSAAQVGAELARLENVITVNVTIGMYDLEVQVVAADIEELDRLLTDSIANVEGVERLFPGLSMKILKYNPEWAPL
- a CDS encoding Lrp/AsnC family transcriptional regulator, whose amino-acid sequence is MTRIPLDELDHKIIDRLSHDARVSNREIGREFGLTEGTIRSRLKRLLDNKVIRVAAVTNANRLKNPFLAYLWIEANTAGDIHALAEHLASLPEIGFVSTMLGRADVLAMTLVEDGNQLTEFLHQTIDKIPGVRRVRYSLGQNFIKHDFRYCVLVD
- a CDS encoding MBL fold metallo-hydrolase gives rise to the protein MSLRAVILGSGTSSGVPRIGNDWGDCDPTEPRNRRRRASILVESATTRILVDTSPDMREQLLSADVADVDAVLWTHDHADHCHGIDDLRQLFHARGAPVTAYARAATLETLRQRFGYAFDGKEGYPPTVQGHDLPDALRIGDIDIKVVDQPHGSITSAGFRFEAGGVAIGYSTDFHIVTPAMNRLFQDVDIWIVDALRHRPHPTHPHLGLTLDAIAAAGPRRAVLTHMDWSMDYRTLCATLPPGVEPGYDGMVVKVR
- a CDS encoding TatD family hydrolase; translation: MLVDSHCHLNYKGLAEHQQEALDRARGAGVSAMLNISTREREWDDVLAVAEREADVWASVGIHPHEADAHPDIDAAKLVARAAHPRVIGIGETGLDYYYDHSDRDRQKTSFRSHIAAARETGLPLIVHTRDAEDDTAAILAEEMGKGAFPALIHCFTASGGFADRMLDLGLFISISGIVTFKNAAALQETAARLPADRLLVETDAPFLSPVPHRGKPGEPAFVADTARFLANLRGERIEDLAATTTANFYRLFTKARA
- the metG gene encoding methionine--tRNA ligase translates to MSDPFYITTAISYPNGRPHIGHAYEAIATDAIARSRRIAGRDVFFMTGTDEHGLKMAQTARDKGMEVADLATEMSGYFREMDDALNISYDRFIRTTEPAHHAASQAIWRAMEANGDLYLGRYEGWYSVRDEAFYDEKELVGGEGGVRLSPQGTPVEWTVEESWFFRLSRYQDKLLALFNDQPDFIRPESRRNEMIAFVSGGLSDLSVSRTSFDWGVKVPGADGHVMYVWVDALTNYLTGAGYPDDTERMARFWPADVHIIGKDIVRFHTVYWPAFLMSANLPLPRQVFGHGFLLNRGQKESKSVGNVTDPLDLAQRFGVDGLRYFLLREVTFGSDGSYSPEAIVTRVNADLAKSFGNLAQRVLSFIAKNLDGRLPDLNDPQPADTEFSMLVAQATLDEMPRHWEDLAISQAIEAWMRAVWAGNQYVDAQAPWALRKTDPARMETVLATLVMAIRNLAIAIQPVIPASAAKLLDQLGIPAADRTIAGIAEAGWYQALQASGFKLAPPTPIFPQLEMPAADAA
- a CDS encoding LysR family transcriptional regulator — its product is MAAFVAVAEGGSISEAARRLRLSKSVVSERLADLERSLGGALVHRSTRRLTLTEDGGAFLDRARHILHEVTEAAADMAERRGTLSGALRIAAPVTFGRMHLGPALYPFLAEHPAIELTLDLDDRRVDATSGGYDAIIRHGPISDSRLVVWTLAPSRRYLVAAPDYLDRHGVPKTLEDLEAHRSMSYAYRGIADWLFETPEGGVSVRAQVALRSNNGDMLRDAAIAGLGIALLPGFIVGEAMRAGSLVAIDIGVQPAAEFIYMAHPAGRNPSAKLRAIVEHLRARFGNPPYWDPPIS
- a CDS encoding SDR family oxidoreductase, which produces MDRLNNKVAIITGASSGIGRETARLFASEGAKVVVAARRGAELDTLVAEIEAAGGAAIAVAGDVRSEAFHETLVRTAVEQFSRLDIAFNNAGTLGEGGPSTTVSEAGFADTVAINLTAAFLAAKHQIAHMAAHGGGSVIFTSTFVGHTFAFPGAAAYAASKSGLIGLTQALAAEFGPQQVRVNAILPGAVDTDMYRDMNDTEEKRAALTAMHALKRVGTPEQIARSVLYLASDDAAFVTGTASLVDGGISITRS
- a CDS encoding glycoside hydrolase family 43 protein; the encoded protein is MRTILFATALAVIATMAPAEPPAAAGARYANPILFADYSDPDVIRVGADYYLVSSSFHLSPGIPVLHSRDLVHWRIIGHVLPRLPFGPLYDMPGPHTLDDSISKPIGGTKYASGVWAPSIRHHDGRFYVYWATPDEGVFMASATDPAGPWTAPVQVIAAAGLEDPCPFWDEDGTAWLVHSRVGAGPLILHRMSPDGKTVLDAGMTIVEDKAALPVLEGPKVYKRDGWYYIWAPIGGVSTGPQAVMRARSIQGPYEHRVVLKPGGPLNLAGPHQGGWVETPDGQGWFVHFNSTGAFGRIVHLQPVRWSADGWPIVGEAAAGETAGVPVASGPMPATADPVRIQDGDEFADRTLGLQWAWNHNPDNAAWSLAERPGYLRLKAGHAEHLVTTRNTLTQMLQGPNMRVTARIDVSAMRDGQRGGLALFGVKPSWIGVVQAGGKRRVTLASEGIETPAVALPGKTIELRAEVGTGQQVRYSYSLDGGRRFVPLGDPIPLAKFSWWKGSRPALFSFTHAKAGKRGWIDADWFRVEVTEARP